From Prionailurus viverrinus isolate Anna chromosome B2, UM_Priviv_1.0, whole genome shotgun sequence, the proteins below share one genomic window:
- the RHAG gene encoding ammonium transporter Rh type A isoform X2 has translation MIFVGFGFLMIFLKNYGFSSVGINLLIAALGLQWGTFMWGIVHNHGQKIHIGIKNMINGDLSTATVLISFGAVLGKISPTQMLAMTILEIAAFVGNEYLVGEIFKASDIGASMTIHAFGAYFGLAVAGILYQPSLRKGHEMEKSAYHSDLFAMIGTLFLWMFWPSFNSVIAETGEKQYMAIVNTYFSLVACVLTAYAFSSLVEKRGRLDMVHIQNATLAGGVAVGTCADMKIHPYGSMIIGSIAGIVSVFGFKFLTPFFTTKLRIHDTCGVHNLHGLPGVVGGLASIVAIALGASKTSTMAMQAAALGSSIGTAVVGGLITGLILKFIVRGQPSERNFFDDSVYWEVSKQDNHQHM, from the exons ATGATATTTGTTGGGTTTGGCTTCCTCATGATCTTCCTGAAAAATTATGGCTTCAGTAGTGTGGGCATCAATCTACTCATTGCTGCTTTGGGCCTCCAATGGGGCACTTTTATGTGGGGGATCGTGCACAACCATGGACAGAAAATTCACATTGGAATCAAAAA caTGATAAATGGAGACCTCAGTACAGCCACAGTCTTGATTTCTTTTGGAGCTGTCCTGGGAAAAATAAGTCCAACCCAAATGCTGGCCATGACAATACTAGAAATTGCTGCCTTTGTTGGCAATGAATACCTGGTTGGTGAGATATTTAAG GCCTCTGACATCGGAGCATCAATGACCATCCATGCTTTTGGGGCATACTTTGGCTTGGCGGTAGCAGGCATCCTGTATCAACCAAGCTTGAGAAAGGGGCACGAGATGGAGAAGTCTGCGTACCACTCAGATCTGTTTGCCATGATTG GAACTCTTTTCCTGTGGATGTTTTGGCCCAGCTTTAATTCAGTCATCGCTGAAACTGGAGAGAAACAGTACATGGCCATCGTAAATACATACTTCTCTCTTGTCGCCTGTGTGCTCACAGCCTATGCATTTTCCAGCCTTGTTGAAAAGAGAGGCAGGCTTGATATG GTTCACATTCAGAACGCAACCCTTGCTGGAGGAGTTGCTGTGGGCACCTGTGCGGACATGAAGATCCACCCGTATGGTTCTATGATCATTGGGAGCATTGCAGGAATTGTCTCTGTGTTTGGGTTCAAGTTCCTGACT ccattttttacCACTAAACTGAGGATCCATGATACATGTGGTGTTCATAACCTGCATGGCTTACCTGGTGTGGTAGGAGGCCTCGCAAGCATTGTGGCGATAGCCTTGGGAGCATCTAAGAC GTCTACCATGGCCATGCAGGCAGCTGCTCTAGGTTCTTCCATCGGAACGGCAGTTGTTGGAGGGCTAATCACAG GTTTAATTCTCAAGTTCATTGTCCGTGGACAACCATCTGAGAGGAACTTCTTTGATGATTCTGTTTATTGGGAG GTCAGCAAACAAGACAATCATCAGCACATGTGA
- the RHAG gene encoding ammonium transporter Rh type A isoform X1, with translation MKLKFPVVAIVLEVDMIILFGYFVEYETEQMNLQQPNTTNSTKVDRFLELHSLFQDVHVMIFVGFGFLMIFLKNYGFSSVGINLLIAALGLQWGTFMWGIVHNHGQKIHIGIKNMINGDLSTATVLISFGAVLGKISPTQMLAMTILEIAAFVGNEYLVGEIFKASDIGASMTIHAFGAYFGLAVAGILYQPSLRKGHEMEKSAYHSDLFAMIGTLFLWMFWPSFNSVIAETGEKQYMAIVNTYFSLVACVLTAYAFSSLVEKRGRLDMVHIQNATLAGGVAVGTCADMKIHPYGSMIIGSIAGIVSVFGFKFLTPFFTTKLRIHDTCGVHNLHGLPGVVGGLASIVAIALGASKTSTMAMQAAALGSSIGTAVVGGLITGLILKFIVRGQPSERNFFDDSVYWEVSKQDNHQHM, from the exons ATGAAGCTCAAATTCCCTGTGGTGGCCATCGTCTTGGAGGTTgacatgattattttatttggatACTTTGTCGAGTATGAAACGGAGCAGATGAATCTCCAGCAACCCAACACCACCAACTCAACAAAAGTGGACAGATTTCTTGAGTTACATTCTC tgttcCAAGATGTACATGTTATGATATTTGTTGGGTTTGGCTTCCTCATGATCTTCCTGAAAAATTATGGCTTCAGTAGTGTGGGCATCAATCTACTCATTGCTGCTTTGGGCCTCCAATGGGGCACTTTTATGTGGGGGATCGTGCACAACCATGGACAGAAAATTCACATTGGAATCAAAAA caTGATAAATGGAGACCTCAGTACAGCCACAGTCTTGATTTCTTTTGGAGCTGTCCTGGGAAAAATAAGTCCAACCCAAATGCTGGCCATGACAATACTAGAAATTGCTGCCTTTGTTGGCAATGAATACCTGGTTGGTGAGATATTTAAG GCCTCTGACATCGGAGCATCAATGACCATCCATGCTTTTGGGGCATACTTTGGCTTGGCGGTAGCAGGCATCCTGTATCAACCAAGCTTGAGAAAGGGGCACGAGATGGAGAAGTCTGCGTACCACTCAGATCTGTTTGCCATGATTG GAACTCTTTTCCTGTGGATGTTTTGGCCCAGCTTTAATTCAGTCATCGCTGAAACTGGAGAGAAACAGTACATGGCCATCGTAAATACATACTTCTCTCTTGTCGCCTGTGTGCTCACAGCCTATGCATTTTCCAGCCTTGTTGAAAAGAGAGGCAGGCTTGATATG GTTCACATTCAGAACGCAACCCTTGCTGGAGGAGTTGCTGTGGGCACCTGTGCGGACATGAAGATCCACCCGTATGGTTCTATGATCATTGGGAGCATTGCAGGAATTGTCTCTGTGTTTGGGTTCAAGTTCCTGACT ccattttttacCACTAAACTGAGGATCCATGATACATGTGGTGTTCATAACCTGCATGGCTTACCTGGTGTGGTAGGAGGCCTCGCAAGCATTGTGGCGATAGCCTTGGGAGCATCTAAGAC GTCTACCATGGCCATGCAGGCAGCTGCTCTAGGTTCTTCCATCGGAACGGCAGTTGTTGGAGGGCTAATCACAG GTTTAATTCTCAAGTTCATTGTCCGTGGACAACCATCTGAGAGGAACTTCTTTGATGATTCTGTTTATTGGGAG GTCAGCAAACAAGACAATCATCAGCACATGTGA